A genomic segment from Neobacillus sp. YX16 encodes:
- a CDS encoding TIGR03943 family protein, translating to MSFHFQQAVRSFILLAFSVLLFKLHFTGEMTKFINPKYEGLSQSASVLFLILFMIQTTRIWTVKENSQHHHCHHDFHDHNCSHDHGVSPFNTKKLIAYLVIVFPLVTGFLLPAKVLEASIAYKKGGLAVLTNQKSEKEKEEMPAPNNSQQEDPVINGDLVDLSRIEELVYTKDEYNQLIQHLLQSSTIKMNDDIFSTYYDEIHTDIEKFKGREIELKGFVYKEEGLEQDQLVLSRFLITHCVADASIIGFISELPEASSFKENTWIEVKGVLDTTNFNGTELPIIKITTWKKINEPKEPYLYPISVKIL from the coding sequence GTGAGTTTTCATTTTCAGCAGGCTGTCAGATCGTTTATTTTATTAGCTTTTTCTGTCCTGCTTTTTAAGCTTCATTTTACTGGCGAAATGACAAAGTTTATTAATCCAAAATATGAGGGCTTAAGCCAGTCTGCTTCTGTATTATTTTTAATATTGTTTATGATCCAAACCACAAGGATATGGACTGTTAAGGAAAACAGCCAGCATCACCACTGTCATCACGATTTTCACGACCATAATTGTAGTCACGATCATGGAGTCTCTCCTTTTAATACAAAAAAATTAATCGCTTATCTTGTTATTGTATTTCCGTTAGTCACCGGGTTCTTACTCCCTGCAAAGGTGCTCGAAGCCTCTATCGCTTATAAAAAAGGTGGTTTGGCTGTATTAACCAATCAGAAGTCAGAGAAGGAAAAAGAAGAAATGCCTGCACCTAACAATAGTCAACAGGAAGACCCTGTTATTAATGGAGATCTTGTTGACCTTTCACGTATCGAAGAATTAGTTTATACAAAAGATGAATATAATCAATTAATACAACATCTTTTACAAAGCTCGACTATTAAGATGAATGATGATATTTTTTCTACTTACTATGACGAAATTCATACGGACATCGAGAAATTTAAAGGGCGAGAAATCGAGTTAAAAGGATTTGTTTATAAAGAAGAAGGTCTTGAACAAGACCAACTTGTGCTATCAAGATTTTTGATTACCCATTGCGTTGCAGATGCCAGCATTATTGGATTCATATCAGAGTTACCGGAAGCCTCATCATTTAAAGAAAATACTTGGATTGAAGTGAAAGGTGTTTTGGATACCACGAACTTTAATGGCACAGAGCTTCCTATCATAAAAATTACCACCTGGAAAAAAATCAATGAACCAAAGGAACCATATCTCTATCCGATAAGTGTGAAAATTCTTTAG
- a CDS encoding D-serine ammonia-lyase → MKEIEFRDLQTWKEHYPLLIKLISMKEILWLNPKIEKFKTGIKKSPLTQDDVKDAEERLKRFAPYIAKVFPDTKKMNGIIESPLVRIPSMKLSLEQDYQQPILGELLLKCDSHLPISGSIKARGGIYEVLKHAEELALQHQLLTIQDDYSILDSDRFRTFFSQYSIAVGSTGNLGLSIGIMSAKLGFNVTVHMSADAKQWKKDLLRSKNVNVIEYESDYSKAVEEGRLQADGDPTCYFVDDENSYDLFLGYAVAASRLKKQLEELEITIDENHPLFVYLPCGVGGGPGGIAFGLKLFYQDHVHCFFAEPTHSPCMLLGLMTGLHDKISVQDIGIDNVTDADGLAVGRPSGFVGKTIEPFLSGNYTVSDEQLYKLLKELVDTEGIHLEPSALAGMIGPIKLCKEGTDYLLKHNLTKKMSKGTHIIWGTGGNMVPKEMMKQYYQKGLNLTLENQRYFNTGVS, encoded by the coding sequence GTGAAAGAGATTGAATTCAGAGATCTACAAACATGGAAAGAACACTATCCTTTACTAATCAAACTCATTTCGATGAAGGAAATTTTGTGGTTAAATCCTAAAATTGAAAAGTTTAAAACAGGAATTAAAAAATCCCCCCTTACTCAAGATGATGTAAAGGATGCAGAGGAAAGGTTGAAACGTTTTGCTCCATATATTGCCAAAGTATTCCCAGATACAAAAAAGATGAATGGGATAATAGAATCTCCTTTAGTGAGAATTCCTTCCATGAAACTATCCTTAGAGCAGGATTATCAACAACCTATATTAGGTGAATTATTGCTTAAGTGCGATAGTCACCTTCCTATATCAGGGTCTATAAAAGCAAGAGGCGGGATTTATGAAGTTCTCAAACATGCAGAAGAATTAGCTCTTCAACATCAATTATTGACGATTCAAGATGACTATTCCATTTTAGATAGTGATAGGTTTCGAACATTCTTCTCCCAATATTCAATCGCAGTAGGCTCGACTGGAAATTTAGGACTTAGTATAGGCATCATGAGTGCAAAGTTAGGTTTTAATGTGACCGTTCATATGTCGGCTGATGCAAAACAATGGAAAAAAGACTTACTTCGAAGCAAAAATGTAAATGTAATCGAATATGAATCCGATTATAGTAAAGCAGTAGAGGAAGGTCGACTCCAAGCAGATGGGGATCCTACATGTTATTTTGTAGATGATGAAAATTCTTATGACCTATTTTTAGGATACGCAGTAGCAGCATCTCGATTAAAAAAACAATTAGAAGAGTTAGAGATAACAATTGATGAAAATCATCCTTTATTTGTTTATCTTCCATGTGGAGTAGGCGGTGGTCCTGGCGGTATAGCTTTTGGTTTGAAGTTATTTTATCAAGACCATGTTCACTGTTTCTTTGCAGAACCTACCCACTCTCCATGTATGTTACTTGGTTTAATGACTGGACTTCATGATAAAATTTCTGTGCAAGATATTGGTATTGATAATGTAACAGACGCTGATGGACTTGCTGTAGGAAGACCATCTGGATTTGTAGGTAAGACTATAGAACCGTTTCTAAGTGGTAATTATACGGTCAGCGATGAACAGTTGTATAAGTTACTAAAGGAACTAGTTGATACAGAGGGGATTCATTTAGAACCTTCAGCACTAGCAGGCATGATAGGACCAATTAAATTATGTAAAGAAGGAACCGATTATTTACTGAAGCATAATCTAACAAAAAAAATGAGTAAAGGTACACACATTATTTGGGGGACTGGTGGAAATATGGTTCCTAAAGAAATGATGAAGCAATATTATCAAAAAGGATTGAATTTAACGTTAGAGAATCAAAGGTATTTCAACACGGGGGTTAGCTGA
- the rpmG gene encoding 50S ribosomal protein L33 translates to MRVKITLQCTETGDRNYITTKNKRNDPERLELKKYSPRLKRYTIHRETK, encoded by the coding sequence ATGCGTGTAAAAATTACTTTGCAATGTACAGAAACTGGCGACAGAAATTATATTACAACAAAGAACAAGCGGAATGATCCGGAAAGACTCGAACTAAAGAAATATTCTCCTCGGTTGAAACGCTATACGATTCACAGAGAAACAAAGTAA
- a CDS encoding AbrB/MazE/SpoVT family DNA-binding domain-containing protein, with protein sequence MNKVKLRKTGQLYIPKTLTKILNIEVGDIINIFIDGKKIVLTSKAGFEKENKCTYNQKGTIHIPAEIRRLKNIDTDAVFTITIDEKEKRVCLIPDLKG encoded by the coding sequence TTGAATAAAGTAAAATTAAGAAAAACTGGACAATTGTACATTCCTAAAACTCTTACAAAAATATTAAATATTGAAGTAGGTGACATTATCAATATATTTATAGATGGTAAAAAAATTGTATTAACAAGTAAAGCAGGATTTGAAAAAGAAAATAAGTGTACTTATAATCAAAAAGGAACAATCCATATACCGGCAGAAATTAGAAGATTAAAAAATATCGACACAGATGCAGTTTTTACTATTACTATCGATGAAAAGGAAAAACGGGTATGTCTTATTCCTGATTTAAAAGGTTGA
- a CDS encoding cupin domain-containing protein has product MENIDIGKMVEKYRKAKDLSNRELAKLAEITPSMLSQIERGLANPSIQTLKVLAKSLDVPTFSFFIEETNTVDLVVRSSHRKKMIIENLSYELVSPDFTGNLATAIMNFPPNTASSEKQLEHKGEEVAFVLEGKIKVFLDEEEYILEHGDSVKIPALMKHKWENNFSEHAAILFSVTPPAF; this is encoded by the coding sequence ATGGAAAATATAGATATTGGTAAGATGGTTGAAAAATATAGAAAAGCTAAAGACTTAAGCAATAGAGAATTAGCAAAGTTAGCTGAAATAACGCCTTCAATGTTGAGCCAAATCGAGCGTGGCTTAGCAAACCCCTCTATTCAGACTCTTAAAGTTTTAGCGAAATCCCTAGACGTTCCTACATTTAGTTTTTTCATTGAAGAAACAAACACGGTTGATTTAGTTGTTAGGTCTAGTCATCGAAAGAAAATGATCATTGAAAACTTATCTTATGAGCTAGTTTCACCTGATTTTACTGGAAACCTGGCAACAGCCATTATGAATTTTCCACCGAACACTGCTTCATCTGAGAAACAGTTGGAGCATAAAGGAGAAGAAGTTGCTTTTGTATTAGAGGGGAAAATTAAAGTGTTTTTAGATGAAGAAGAATACATATTGGAACATGGTGATAGTGTAAAAATACCAGCACTAATGAAGCATAAATGGGAAAATAATTTTAGTGAACATGCTGCCATACTTTTTTCGGTGACTCCACCAGCTTTTTAA
- a CDS encoding permease: MYRIVRNNIIEFTGIMIIVLALLLLSLSTSFKISYDIPPSLLNLNTIFLSILIEALPFVLIGVLIAGVIQIFVTEEHIQRWIPKNKVLAIIMSCVIGALFPACECGIVPIVRRLVGKGVPIHAAIGFMLTGPLINPIVIASTYMAFGNDFKIAGLRMGLGFFVAIMVALFVSVIFKGKQLKSPIHTSTSQTHSKKESLSTRFWSMLTHSIDEFFDMGKYLVMGAFLAAFVQTYLPAKALLEAGSGTVSSLSVMMGLAYVLSLCSEADAFIGASFSSIFPTSAILGFLIFGPMMDLKNTLMMLSVFRLKFVIGVLALIISVIFITIMSVQSFI; this comes from the coding sequence ATGTATCGAATTGTTCGTAATAATATCATAGAATTTACGGGTATTATGATCATTGTTTTAGCGTTATTACTGCTTTCTTTAAGTACTAGCTTTAAAATCTCATATGATATACCTCCGTCACTATTAAATCTAAACACGATATTTCTAAGTATTTTAATAGAGGCACTGCCATTTGTTTTAATAGGAGTCCTCATCGCGGGTGTGATCCAAATTTTTGTAACCGAAGAACATATTCAACGCTGGATTCCCAAAAATAAAGTTTTAGCTATTATCATGAGCTGTGTCATCGGTGCCTTATTTCCAGCGTGTGAATGTGGTATTGTTCCAATTGTCCGTCGTCTCGTAGGAAAAGGAGTACCAATTCATGCTGCCATCGGCTTTATGTTGACAGGGCCGTTAATTAATCCGATTGTGATTGCCTCTACTTATATGGCATTTGGGAACGATTTTAAGATTGCGGGATTAAGAATGGGGTTAGGTTTTTTTGTCGCTATAATGGTTGCATTGTTTGTCAGCGTTATTTTTAAGGGAAAACAATTAAAATCTCCTATCCATACAAGTACTTCACAAACACACTCAAAAAAAGAATCTCTTTCAACCAGATTTTGGTCGATGTTAACCCATTCCATTGATGAGTTTTTTGATATGGGTAAATACCTAGTCATGGGAGCTTTTTTAGCTGCATTTGTACAAACCTATCTGCCGGCAAAAGCTCTCTTGGAAGCCGGCAGCGGAACGGTATCCTCTCTATCTGTCATGATGGGATTAGCTTACGTTTTATCACTTTGTTCTGAAGCAGATGCGTTCATCGGTGCTTCCTTCAGCAGTATTTTCCCAACTTCAGCCATTTTAGGGTTCTTAATCTTTGGTCCAATGATGGATTTAAAAAACACCCTAATGATGCTGAGCGTATTCCGATTGAAGTTTGTTATCGGTGTGTTAGCTTTAATCATTTCGGTCATCTTTATTACGATCATGTCGGTGCAAAGCTTTATTTAA
- a CDS encoding zinc ABC transporter substrate-binding protein — MRISTLMSTSVLTLSLLLTGCGSKEVVKTGENKEKNSLTVYTTIYPLEDFTKKIGGSYVEVQSIYPPNVDAHSYEPSTKDMINLADSDLFIYTGAGIEGFAEKATEALKKEEVQILKAAEGINLIESSHSDEHHEDENEHSEVEEHAESEAHEEEGHDHGELDPHIWLDPVLSIDLANNIKNSLSELMPEHATEFETNFKQLKNDLEKLDQEFKTTIESSKTRNLLVSHAAYGYWEKRYGIETIAITGLSPTQEPSQKELQAIIEESTEHNIHYVIFEQNVSPKIAKIIQEEIGAKSLTLHNLEAVTEDNIKQKDDYFSIMRRNLETIKTVLND; from the coding sequence ATGAGAATATCTACACTTATGTCTACCTCTGTTCTAACTTTAAGCCTCTTGTTAACAGGTTGTGGATCCAAAGAAGTTGTAAAAACCGGAGAAAATAAAGAAAAAAACTCTCTAACAGTCTATACCACCATTTATCCGCTTGAAGATTTCACTAAAAAAATTGGCGGAAGTTACGTCGAAGTACAAAGTATTTATCCTCCCAATGTAGATGCCCATTCCTACGAGCCTTCTACAAAAGACATGATTAACCTGGCAGACTCAGATTTATTTATCTATACTGGTGCAGGGATTGAAGGATTTGCAGAAAAAGCAACGGAAGCATTGAAAAAAGAGGAAGTACAAATTTTAAAAGCCGCAGAAGGAATTAATCTCATAGAATCTAGTCATTCTGATGAACATCATGAGGATGAAAATGAACATTCTGAAGTAGAGGAACACGCAGAATCTGAAGCCCATGAGGAAGAAGGACATGACCATGGTGAGTTAGATCCCCATATATGGTTAGATCCTGTCCTATCCATTGACCTTGCGAATAACATCAAAAACTCTTTGAGTGAGTTAATGCCAGAACACGCAACAGAGTTTGAAACCAATTTTAAACAGCTAAAAAACGATCTGGAAAAACTGGATCAGGAATTTAAAACAACCATTGAGAGTTCAAAAACGAGGAATTTATTAGTTTCTCATGCTGCTTATGGATATTGGGAAAAGCGATATGGCATTGAAACAATTGCAATAACAGGTTTATCACCCACACAAGAACCATCTCAGAAAGAACTGCAGGCAATCATTGAAGAGTCTACAGAACATAACATTCATTATGTGATATTCGAGCAGAATGTTTCACCAAAAATAGCAAAAATCATCCAAGAAGAAATAGGAGCAAAGTCTCTTACTCTCCATAATCTAGAGGCAGTAACAGAAGACAACATTAAACAAAAAGATGATTACTTCAGCATCATGCGTAGGAATTTAGAAACCATCAAGACAGTTTTAAATGACTAA
- a CDS encoding pyridoxamine 5'-phosphate oxidase family protein, producing MSKGEHLLQERYGTTKKASTFYENQMLNYLNEQMTEFISKQGMVFIATADSSGNCDSSFKAGSVGFVRVIDKKTLIYPEYKGNGVMASLGNIIENPHIGLMFIDFFEQNIGLHVNGKASIIENRELTSLKLSEKIINDIKEKEGNRPERWVIIKIDETYIHCSKHIPMLKQIDKKIYWGTDDEKQKGGDFFKVKHSKKV from the coding sequence ATGTCAAAAGGCGAACATTTACTACAGGAACGTTATGGTACTACAAAAAAGGCTTCCACTTTCTACGAAAACCAAATGCTTAATTACTTAAATGAGCAGATGACGGAGTTTATATCAAAACAAGGTATGGTATTTATAGCAACTGCTGATTCTAGTGGAAACTGTGACTCCTCTTTTAAAGCTGGCTCAGTAGGTTTTGTACGGGTAATTGATAAAAAAACATTAATTTATCCTGAATACAAGGGGAATGGTGTTATGGCAAGCTTAGGAAACATCATTGAAAATCCCCATATTGGATTAATGTTTATAGATTTTTTTGAGCAAAACATAGGGTTACATGTCAATGGTAAAGCTTCAATAATAGAAAATAGAGAATTGACTTCATTAAAATTATCAGAGAAGATAATTAATGACATTAAAGAAAAAGAAGGAAATAGACCAGAACGTTGGGTAATTATCAAAATTGATGAAACTTATATCCACTGTTCAAAACATATCCCAATGCTCAAACAGATCGATAAAAAAATATACTGGGGAACCGATGATGAAAAACAAAAAGGTGGGGACTTTTTTAAAGTAAAACATAGTAAAAAAGTTTAA
- a CDS encoding permease: MKSELFLQMNTIFISILIEALPFILLGVLISGIIQIFVTEEMMARIIPKNKILAVLSAALIGAIFPACECGIVPITRRLMAKGVPLYAAIPFMLTGPVINPIVLFSTYIAFGNNWDMVLYRGGIALLVALIVGGLLSIQFKDSQLKNDVADHIHRKSFNGKFIGMLKHSIDELFSVGKFLILGAFVAAFIQTTVKTATLLDIGQGPLSSNLVMMGLAYVLSLCSEADAFVAASFRSTFSTGSLVAFLVFGPMLDIKNTLMLLGTFKVKFVLYLMCYITVLVAIITLFIK; encoded by the coding sequence ATGAAGAGCGAACTTTTTTTGCAAATGAATACGATCTTTATAAGTATTTTAATAGAGGCCTTGCCTTTTATCCTGTTAGGGGTATTAATTTCAGGGATTATTCAGATTTTTGTGACGGAAGAAATGATGGCTCGGATTATTCCGAAAAACAAAATTTTAGCTGTCTTATCTGCTGCTTTAATAGGTGCTATTTTTCCTGCTTGTGAGTGTGGAATTGTTCCAATTACGCGACGATTAATGGCAAAAGGTGTTCCGCTTTATGCAGCAATCCCTTTTATGCTTACTGGTCCAGTGATAAATCCTATCGTGTTGTTTTCCACTTATATTGCATTTGGGAACAATTGGGATATGGTCTTGTATCGTGGAGGGATCGCCTTACTGGTTGCTCTCATTGTGGGTGGGTTACTTTCCATTCAATTCAAGGATTCTCAGTTAAAGAATGATGTAGCTGATCATATTCATCGCAAATCATTTAATGGAAAATTTATTGGCATGCTAAAGCATTCAATTGATGAGCTGTTTTCAGTTGGGAAATTCTTAATCCTTGGTGCGTTTGTTGCGGCATTCATTCAAACCACGGTAAAAACAGCTACCTTGCTGGACATTGGACAAGGTCCGTTATCTTCTAACCTGGTTATGATGGGTCTCGCTTATGTTCTTTCGTTATGCTCAGAGGCGGATGCCTTTGTAGCAGCATCATTCAGAAGTACATTCTCAACGGGCTCGCTAGTAGCATTCCTTGTTTTTGGACCAATGCTGGATATTAAGAATACACTTATGCTTTTAGGGACATTTAAAGTGAAATTTGTTCTTTATTTAATGTGCTATATAACTGTCTTGGTCGCCATAATCACGTTATTTATTAAATAG
- a CDS encoding GTP-binding protein: MKDTRIPVTVLSGYLGAGKTTLLNHILQNRDGLRVAVIVNDMSEINVDAELVKQGGGLNRTEEKLVELSNGCICCTLREDLLKEVERLVEIGNIDYIVIESTGISEPVPVAQTFSYIDEELGIDLTKHCKLDTMVTVVDANRFWHDFASGDLLLERNQAVGEEDERTVADLLIDQIEFCDVLILNKCDLLEEEQLIQLEVFLRKLQPTAKFHRSIKGKVRQPEILNTGLFNFEAASESAGWVKELEAPEHTPETEEYGISSFVYRSSVPFHSERFNCWVEEMPEEIVRAKGIVWCATRNDLALLFSQAGPSVQLDPVSYWIAYLSPEQQAQYFEEDPTLKEDWDEKFGDRKNEIVVIGIHMDKEVVKTSLDRCLLTEEEMTQNWNKMNDPFVWNITTAVK; this comes from the coding sequence ATGAAAGACACTAGAATTCCAGTAACTGTTTTAAGCGGCTATTTAGGAGCAGGGAAGACCACTTTACTAAACCATATTCTTCAGAACCGAGATGGATTAAGAGTTGCAGTTATTGTCAATGACATGAGTGAAATTAATGTTGATGCAGAATTGGTAAAACAGGGAGGGGGGTTAAACAGAACGGAAGAAAAGCTTGTGGAACTATCAAATGGGTGTATTTGCTGTACATTAAGAGAAGACCTTTTAAAAGAAGTGGAACGACTAGTGGAGATTGGAAATATAGATTATATTGTGATTGAATCAACAGGTATAAGTGAACCAGTACCCGTTGCACAAACTTTTTCTTACATAGATGAAGAGTTGGGGATTGATCTTACAAAACATTGTAAACTCGATACAATGGTTACAGTTGTTGATGCAAACAGGTTTTGGCATGACTTTGCATCAGGAGATCTCCTTCTGGAAAGAAACCAGGCTGTAGGTGAAGAGGATGAAAGAACGGTTGCGGATTTATTAATAGACCAAATTGAGTTTTGTGATGTCTTGATCCTAAATAAATGCGATTTGCTTGAAGAGGAACAATTAATTCAGCTTGAGGTTTTTTTAAGAAAGTTACAGCCTACAGCGAAATTTCATCGTTCAATTAAGGGAAAAGTTCGCCAACCAGAGATTTTAAATACAGGTTTGTTTAATTTTGAAGCCGCAAGCGAATCTGCCGGTTGGGTTAAAGAATTGGAAGCGCCTGAGCATACTCCTGAAACTGAAGAGTATGGAATCAGCTCCTTCGTTTATAGAAGTTCGGTCCCATTTCATTCTGAAAGATTCAATTGCTGGGTGGAAGAAATGCCAGAAGAAATTGTAAGGGCAAAAGGAATCGTATGGTGCGCAACCAGGAATGACTTAGCTTTATTATTTTCGCAAGCAGGTCCATCGGTGCAATTAGACCCGGTATCTTATTGGATCGCATACTTGTCCCCAGAGCAACAAGCCCAATATTTTGAAGAAGACCCGACATTAAAAGAAGATTGGGATGAAAAGTTTGGAGATCGGAAAAATGAAATCGTTGTGATCGGAATTCACATGGATAAAGAAGTTGTGAAAACTTCTTTAGATCGCTGTTTATTGACAGAAGAAGAGATGACACAAAATTGGAATAAAATGAATGATCCCTTCGTATGGAATATTACTACAGCAGTTAAATAA
- a CDS encoding VOC family protein — protein sequence MSDIVTLRGLSTVSFWAADLAGAKKWYAELLGIDPYFERPGYAEFRLGDYQHELGLIDSRYAPDGSVTSPAGAVVYWHVDDVTSTFKKLLSMGAKEYEAPTERGEGFITASVIDPFGNILGIMYNQHYLDVLSLTRKA from the coding sequence ATGAGCGACATAGTGACATTACGAGGACTTTCCACAGTCAGTTTTTGGGCAGCTGATCTAGCAGGGGCAAAAAAGTGGTACGCCGAGCTATTGGGTATTGATCCATACTTCGAACGTCCAGGATATGCCGAGTTTCGCCTCGGTGACTACCAGCACGAGCTGGGATTGATTGATAGCCGTTACGCGCCAGATGGTTCAGTGACTAGTCCGGCTGGTGCTGTCGTGTACTGGCACGTCGACGATGTGACATCTACTTTCAAGAAGCTTCTATCTATGGGAGCAAAAGAGTACGAAGCACCTACAGAGCGAGGTGAGGGGTTCATCACTGCTTCCGTTATCGATCCCTTTGGGAACATCCTAGGTATTATGTATAATCAGCACTATTTAGATGTTCTGAGCTTGACCAGAAAAGCCTGA
- a CDS encoding aminoglycoside phosphotransferase family protein codes for MKNSVVLKAERIAGDFLQERVKKSLQIIGKGIVNQVCVAETDNSKVVVRMNNAGTYPCFVKENWCIEQARAVGIPSPEVLSIGIADETAYMIQTFVDGENGLDSTKPKTDIWRQLGVYDKLIHTIPVKGYGENLIDPIHGVFQSPPHAGSDGSWLGYLNYNINSLTENDRIIELGVINQTESIKIRKLFEGLKKEKFRFALNHGDVSLNNTIVNKEGQVVLLDWGSAEVSVVPHGDIIEMMKCQILGGGPSVEEFKAFLEGYGVMEKDIADMRSLLLLRAFDKLRWAIDLSPDLIKSFATFTKQVVDMTLD; via the coding sequence ATGAAAAACTCAGTTGTTTTGAAAGCAGAACGAATCGCAGGGGATTTTTTGCAAGAAAGGGTCAAAAAATCACTCCAAATTATAGGTAAAGGAATCGTAAATCAAGTTTGCGTAGCTGAGACAGACAACAGTAAAGTTGTTGTACGCATGAACAATGCAGGTACATATCCGTGTTTTGTTAAGGAAAATTGGTGTATCGAGCAAGCTAGAGCAGTTGGCATTCCAAGTCCTGAGGTGTTGTCTATTGGTATAGCTGATGAAACAGCGTATATGATCCAAACCTTCGTAGATGGAGAGAACGGATTAGATAGTACGAAACCCAAGACCGATATTTGGAGGCAACTCGGCGTTTACGACAAACTTATTCATACAATTCCAGTTAAAGGATATGGGGAAAACCTGATTGATCCAATACATGGTGTGTTTCAGTCGCCTCCTCATGCAGGGTCAGATGGTAGTTGGCTGGGTTATTTAAATTATAATATCAATAGTTTAACGGAGAATGATCGGATTATTGAGCTTGGGGTAATCAATCAGACGGAATCGATAAAAATAAGAAAGCTGTTCGAGGGGTTGAAGAAGGAGAAGTTCCGCTTTGCTTTAAATCATGGGGATGTCTCATTGAACAATACAATCGTCAATAAAGAAGGGCAGGTCGTTTTGCTAGATTGGGGCAGTGCAGAAGTAAGTGTGGTACCACATGGAGACATTATTGAAATGATGAAGTGTCAAATCCTAGGTGGTGGACCTAGTGTTGAGGAATTTAAAGCATTTTTAGAAGGTTATGGTGTAATGGAAAAGGACATTGCTGACATGAGATCTTTGTTGCTGTTAAGAGCTTTCGACAAACTCAGATGGGCTATTGATCTAAGTCCTGATCTAATTAAATCCTTTGCTACGTTTACGAAACAAGTTGTTGATATGACTTTGGATTAG
- a CDS encoding TIGR03943 family protein — MLRTLILIGLTYLFTHLHASGDISKYINMKYSYLSYSAIYILAIFTLLSIYFYLKEDPHDHDQCRDDCGHSHEENTWWKKAITYGVFIIPIFTGLFLPVATLDSNIVEKKGFYFPVYADSDSTSQHQFLQPDTSVYYGQDDYDDLMAKSLKKLLKKDTLELNESNYLTDLESIYNYPGQFIGKEVKITGFSYSTDELAANQKFLFRFGIIHCVADSGVFGMLVELPEDVNPNNDEWLTVSGKLETIYYQPFKKTIPYLKVTSWETISPPEDPYVYRQY, encoded by the coding sequence ATGTTAAGGACACTGATATTAATTGGATTAACGTATTTATTTACCCATTTGCATGCCTCAGGAGATATCTCCAAGTATATCAATATGAAATATTCTTATTTATCTTACTCAGCCATTTATATTCTAGCCATTTTCACATTACTTAGTATTTATTTTTATTTGAAAGAAGATCCACACGATCATGATCAATGTAGAGATGATTGTGGGCATTCTCATGAAGAAAATACTTGGTGGAAAAAAGCAATAACCTATGGAGTATTTATTATTCCGATTTTTACAGGTCTGTTTCTGCCTGTCGCAACGCTAGATTCGAATATTGTAGAGAAAAAGGGCTTTTATTTTCCTGTTTATGCAGACAGTGATTCAACTAGTCAGCATCAATTTTTACAACCTGATACAAGTGTTTATTATGGACAAGATGACTACGATGACTTAATGGCTAAATCGTTAAAGAAACTATTGAAAAAAGATACGCTTGAACTTAATGAAAGTAACTATTTAACCGATTTAGAATCCATCTATAATTATCCTGGACAATTTATTGGCAAAGAAGTTAAAATAACAGGATTCTCCTATAGCACAGATGAATTAGCTGCGAACCAAAAATTTCTTTTTCGATTTGGAATTATTCACTGTGTGGCAGATTCGGGCGTGTTTGGAATGTTAGTGGAGCTTCCGGAGGATGTTAACCCTAATAATGATGAGTGGCTTACGGTAAGTGGAAAACTCGAAACCATCTACTATCAGCCCTTTAAGAAAACCATCCCTTATCTCAAAGTGACTTCATGGGAGACGATTAGTCCACCAGAGGATCCTTATGTGTATCGTCAATATTAA